One genomic segment of Streptomyces sp. RerS4 includes these proteins:
- a CDS encoding organic hydroperoxide resistance protein, which yields MDALYTAVATANGREGRAVSSDGQLDLALAMPPALGGNGQGTNPEQLFAAGYAACFSSALGLVGRQEKVDTSEVSVTAEVSIGQEGGGFGLAVTLRVELPESLAGDTGALLVKKAHEVCPYSKATRGNIPVELVVE from the coding sequence ATGGACGCGCTGTACACCGCTGTCGCCACCGCCAACGGCCGCGAGGGCCGCGCCGTCAGCTCCGACGGTCAGCTCGACCTCGCGCTCGCCATGCCCCCGGCGCTCGGCGGCAACGGCCAGGGCACCAACCCCGAGCAGCTCTTCGCCGCCGGCTACGCCGCGTGCTTCTCCAGCGCCCTGGGCCTCGTCGGCCGGCAGGAGAAGGTCGACACGAGCGAGGTGTCCGTCACCGCCGAGGTCTCCATCGGCCAGGAAGGCGGCGGGTTCGGCCTGGCCGTCACCCTGCGCGTCGAGCTCCCCGAGTCCCTGGCGGGCGACACCGGCGCGCTGCTGGTCAAGAAGGCCCACGAGGTCTGCCCCTACTCCAAGGCGACCCGCGGCAACATCCCCGTCGAGCTCGTCGTCGAGTAG
- a CDS encoding MarR family transcriptional regulator, producing the protein MTQQPADTLRDQDFLRLDGQICFALNAASRAFGGLYRVVLRDLGLTYPQYLVMLVLWEHGTLPVKQLGQHLRLDSGTLSPLLKRLEAAGLIRRERSTEDERSVHAVLTDEGAALRERAVEVPRRIAAATGFELGEIRDLQERLSRLTAALDAASPQD; encoded by the coding sequence ATGACCCAGCAGCCCGCCGACACCCTCCGCGATCAGGACTTCCTCCGCCTCGACGGGCAGATCTGCTTCGCGCTCAACGCGGCGAGCCGCGCCTTCGGCGGGCTCTACCGGGTCGTCCTGAGGGATCTGGGGCTGACCTACCCCCAGTACCTGGTGATGCTGGTGCTCTGGGAGCACGGCACTCTGCCCGTCAAGCAGCTCGGACAGCACCTGCGGCTCGACTCGGGCACGCTCTCGCCCCTGCTCAAGCGCCTGGAGGCGGCGGGCCTGATCCGCCGCGAGCGCAGCACCGAGGACGAGCGCTCCGTGCACGCGGTACTCACGGACGAGGGCGCCGCGCTGCGGGAGCGGGCGGTGGAGGTCCCCCGCAGGATCGCGGCGGCGACGGGCTTCGAGCTGGGCGAGATCCGCGACCTCCAGGAACGGCTGAGCCGCCTCACGGCCGCGCTGGACGCCGCCTCGCCGCAGGACTGA
- a CDS encoding MarR family transcriptional regulator: MSTTSTQAPHGPTKLRLLELLAAIGTAQWRDFAAAAARYGLTSTQARVLAQLEGPVPMRGLATLLVCDASNVTGIVDRLEARELVRREPSAVDRRVKNVVATDAGRDIIRRVREEMQATHGALDALDEAERATLYALLERLRPSMERDDAS, from the coding sequence ATGAGCACCACCTCGACGCAAGCGCCGCACGGCCCCACCAAGCTCCGGCTCCTGGAGCTGCTCGCCGCGATCGGCACGGCCCAGTGGCGCGACTTCGCGGCCGCGGCCGCCCGGTACGGGCTGACGTCCACGCAGGCCAGGGTCCTCGCCCAGCTGGAGGGGCCCGTCCCGATGCGCGGCCTCGCCACCCTGCTCGTCTGTGACGCGTCGAACGTCACCGGGATCGTGGATCGACTGGAGGCGCGCGAGCTGGTGCGGCGCGAGCCCTCCGCGGTGGACCGTCGCGTCAAGAACGTGGTGGCGACCGACGCCGGGCGCGACATCATCCGCCGCGTACGCGAGGAGATGCAGGCCACGCACGGCGCGCTCGACGCCCTCGACGAGGCGGAGAGGGCCACGCTCTACGCCCTGCTGGAGCGGCTGCGCCCCTCGATGGAGCGCGACGACGCGTCCTGA
- a CDS encoding MFS transporter produces the protein MSSAAAAPSDARNGNETVIVFALSLAAMVVSMMQTLPVPILGLIRTDLGTSTANVSWVTTATLLSAAVFTPLLGRFGDQHGKKPTLVAVLGVMVAGSVVAALATSLPLLILGRVLQGAATAIFPLALSVLREEVRPQKLPGAMALVSGTLAFGSGLALVATGLLTSGEDADYRGAFWMATGFAALALLAVVFLVPATRHKTGGRTDFLGALTLGIALLLLLLPISQGHEWGWSSGRTLGGFAGAAVMTAVWVLVERKVREPLVDMKMFVHRPVLMANLAGVLVGFGMFANFLGVSYLVQMPHALTGYGFDASILRASVQFLLPGAIVSLLASPVGGQLVRHRGPRVALGLAAALGTVGFAWLALDHTHTASVIGAGIVVGAAVSFGYAAMPAVIMSSVPHHQSGIANGINSISRSTGSAIGSAVVTTILASKTIEHLPAGVPALPAESAFTLTFWIGAAAFALVAVIGGLGLRGAHGPRVVEKSTPTPASAAPPASTPAPAPEPAEVG, from the coding sequence ATGAGCTCCGCCGCAGCCGCCCCCTCCGACGCGAGGAACGGGAACGAGACGGTCATCGTCTTCGCCCTGAGCCTCGCCGCCATGGTCGTGTCGATGATGCAGACCCTGCCCGTACCGATCCTGGGCCTGATCCGCACCGACCTCGGCACCTCCACCGCCAACGTCAGCTGGGTGACCACCGCCACCCTGCTGTCCGCCGCCGTCTTCACCCCGCTCCTCGGTCGCTTCGGCGACCAGCACGGCAAGAAGCCCACGCTGGTGGCCGTCCTCGGTGTGATGGTGGCGGGCTCCGTCGTGGCCGCGCTCGCGACCTCGCTGCCGCTGCTGATCCTGGGCCGGGTCCTCCAGGGCGCCGCGACCGCGATCTTCCCGCTGGCGCTGTCCGTCCTGCGCGAGGAGGTGCGTCCGCAGAAGCTGCCGGGCGCGATGGCGCTGGTCAGCGGCACCCTGGCGTTCGGCAGTGGCCTGGCGCTCGTCGCCACGGGCCTGCTGACCTCGGGCGAGGACGCCGACTACCGGGGTGCCTTCTGGATGGCGACCGGCTTCGCGGCCCTGGCGCTGCTCGCCGTCGTGTTCCTGGTCCCGGCCACCCGCCACAAGACCGGCGGACGCACCGACTTCCTCGGCGCGCTGACCCTCGGCATCGCCCTGTTGCTGCTCCTGCTGCCCATCTCGCAGGGCCACGAGTGGGGCTGGTCCTCCGGCCGCACGCTGGGCGGCTTCGCCGGCGCCGCCGTCATGACGGCGGTCTGGGTGCTGGTCGAGCGCAAGGTGCGCGAGCCGCTCGTCGACATGAAGATGTTCGTCCACCGCCCGGTCCTCATGGCCAACCTGGCCGGCGTCCTCGTCGGCTTCGGGATGTTCGCGAACTTCCTGGGCGTCTCCTACCTCGTCCAGATGCCGCACGCGCTCACCGGCTACGGCTTCGACGCCTCGATCCTGCGCGCCTCCGTGCAGTTCCTGCTGCCCGGCGCGATCGTCTCGCTCCTCGCCTCCCCCGTCGGCGGGCAGTTGGTGCGCCACCGCGGCCCGCGCGTCGCGCTCGGCCTCGCCGCCGCCCTGGGCACCGTCGGCTTCGCCTGGTTGGCGCTGGACCACACCCACACCGCGTCCGTGATCGGCGCCGGGATCGTCGTCGGCGCGGCCGTCAGCTTCGGCTACGCGGCCATGCCCGCCGTGATCATGTCCAGCGTCCCGCACCACCAGAGCGGCATCGCCAACGGCATCAACTCGATCTCCCGCTCCACCGGCAGCGCGATCGGCAGCGCCGTCGTGACGACCATCCTGGCGTCGAAGACCATCGAGCACCTGCCGGCCGGCGTGCCGGCGCTGCCCGCCGAGTCCGCGTTCACCCTCACCTTCTGGATCGGGGCGGCGGCCTTCGCGCTGGTCGCCGTGATCGGCGGCCTCGGCCTGCGCGGCGCGCACGGCCCGCGCGTGGTCGAGAAGTCCACCCCGACCCCGGCCTCCGCCGCGCCCCCCGCCTCCACCCCGGCTCCGGCCCCGGAGCCGGCGGAGGTCGGCTGA
- a CDS encoding DUF4132 domain-containing protein → MAWLALEEGYEVSLVEGRVTARRPGGRQLKALPRALRDHPEVDRLRRLAEWLDRHEAACLAQVDGWMVSSLPVPTALLARVWPDAAWQGALRDLAIVGEDPDEVGFLRDVTAAGELKVVDLDGETVRLSPRTVTLPHPVLLPDLDDVREFAAELGLTQRVEQIHRATWVKPADVRTAATEVSDYAGGQFPTRHSLAARATGLGYRVSGGYATCKVRDTGRAVEAAVWIGEPYWDEATSTGALNWHDADGRTVRLGEVGPVAWSEGMRMAAALYAGRKIEEGENA, encoded by the coding sequence ATGGCTTGGCTGGCGTTGGAAGAGGGGTACGAGGTCTCCCTCGTCGAGGGCCGGGTCACCGCCCGGCGGCCCGGGGGGCGCCAATTGAAGGCGCTGCCCAGGGCGTTGCGCGACCACCCCGAGGTGGATCGGCTGCGCCGGCTCGCCGAGTGGCTCGACCGGCACGAGGCGGCGTGCCTGGCGCAGGTGGACGGCTGGATGGTGTCCTCCCTGCCGGTTCCGACGGCGCTCCTGGCCCGGGTCTGGCCCGACGCGGCCTGGCAGGGCGCGCTGCGCGACCTGGCGATCGTCGGCGAGGACCCGGACGAGGTGGGCTTCCTGCGCGACGTCACCGCCGCCGGCGAGCTGAAGGTGGTCGACCTCGACGGCGAGACCGTACGGCTCTCCCCGCGCACGGTGACCCTGCCCCACCCGGTGCTGCTGCCCGACCTGGACGACGTACGGGAGTTCGCGGCCGAACTGGGGCTGACCCAGCGGGTCGAGCAGATCCACCGGGCGACCTGGGTCAAGCCGGCCGACGTACGGACCGCCGCGACCGAGGTGTCGGACTACGCCGGCGGACAGTTCCCCACCCGGCACAGCCTCGCCGCCCGTGCCACCGGCCTGGGCTACCGGGTCTCGGGCGGCTACGCCACCTGCAAGGTCCGCGACACCGGCCGCGCGGTCGAGGCGGCGGTGTGGATCGGCGAGCCCTACTGGGACGAGGCGACGAGCACCGGCGCACTCAACTGGCACGACGCCGACGGCCGGACGGTACGGCTCGGCGAGGTCGGACCGGTGGCCTGGTCCGAGGGCATGCGCATGGCCGCGGCGCTGTACGCCGGGCGCAAGATCGAGGAGGGCGAGAACGCATGA
- a CDS encoding DNA-binding protein — translation MSTSTIDTDGTTDPVTTDPDTGGLDTAALLAAGAVLPADTPDADPSAVPLTARTYRHPALGDERVVVRLAAADLGAAEDLAVGFLGLVADGEPAVVGLGRRAALGFPEWVLVHHPDDGHQALALVPELDRIARQAKTKPKAALDTCNELAERLAASLPHFLPVFHEQVARIFLGVENTTYAAQLFGKARTSETRFGLDVDEERLDAVFLEFALAGALPVKVLTGYGKELSRRVSPAEAFDRFRRLCVRRTAGGLAPSAQATTELRRLARAAKLDAGEAEQDYLAELLPLPATPRAASGWWTAHRAPLVALARRVPSVRGVLLGMIPHGSGGAGTMTEFWLEVLEESGATAGLFEADAPAEERSPDGTAGWLERFHAARYSGWRRGGSALAHLRPLVARCADRLRAELALPGREKGLRLDLRDVSLLDLLLSLELPVTVTEDLTRGVMDLEPWRTDPERRDLAALCADERLRPAFFRTLRGGNGVYDPSRETVRLLAVSPGSTALVADWVREVAAEATAAGLPELPHAISRLAGLPDEALALAPKEVARAAALDLDAVLAQTLRGGMFEEVVWPAWEEAISHMSPRRSNHRLTVMDAWPYVIVANSAQVRVIGADSTVLTHDLRIPSGGHHRPGFHYTDDDLLVFWADYQGEVKGYWLSAPDDVLTLESSANYWSVRAGHVTLPLPTGGRTTGHGVLHRGDSRIPAERPVISDGTSYWTWERGAEGEPSGWAEYDPATGSVGRLSLPAFLADALRDRPRGSTLTEAFGENWLRPTPTVEGSVLGAPVDGLLGWRTVRVPDQGWHGSDPAGRSVTVGKGYDVPRLALTLPGDDRLRAVSSNRGTLSLHDPEGVVTGRLSVDRNAAGYSTEGAELPPLAYWYCLRARDPQGSAVLRAMDSVRAGALLKAAAAEEKAERVADAVAAALPELGEGALLRGVVDRVRTTLHQRKSLARVAAALRPKPVAAPKPRPERGPTDRVLDAGLSGLIGDRPYGYGSEADAAFQYVRALAAAVADTAAEAVPGRLHIDVPHTAYGNFPWTEVFLSRPAAVAYRAVVTGVTEEQRAALCRMLAEVDALGLASTEAASGRWRRLRLRVEEDVLRGVDGRERGHGGRHRTALPLGGGAVLGVTDFFEGPPGGRDFNALLHDPSGRFEVPAPYTGRVLPGRAGVPGDPERGAGWLGAFLKEAGERGTAPWFPGAAEEFTRLTGVSAAVARLVLAGLPHLYTYDRGFPAAELREALGLKATAAGHARDELRELPVEVCRELVAALLPAEPARLWTDGPDVAAAALVWNERVGRRTPVPEVLLADAAKEVRVPWPPHRALPALLGPDLSPTLSRDVDHPLDGTPAGHQAPAGSGRSFDTQTLTSAVALTAWLAHRLPAGDPLRACLPPALTAVRRRLAFPGLLLGVGHYVDVVGFGKAAGTPTERGEGYERFGAVVLNTRNGYATAAVLPALLDSTGSDPYLPLLRGTDQGPTGPETALRLAHDPAFAALLADPGVPAAGGTDKDGTWWPQDPSRSVPELVAEVSAAYGLGADAAALYLALLAMPDPTDRNTARWTGWKPARLKAARAELAASDLVVEATRPRAGRSLFLPGAWAEPQAPALPVETWKLPMYAMAPGGAPVLGALVPTLPAADLYRRAWERVREGDAPRFEELKVKRASTRRRG, via the coding sequence ATGAGCACCAGCACGATCGACACCGACGGCACCACCGACCCGGTCACCACCGACCCGGACACCGGCGGCCTCGACACCGCCGCGCTCCTCGCGGCGGGCGCCGTCCTGCCCGCCGACACCCCCGACGCCGACCCCTCCGCCGTCCCGCTGACCGCCCGGACGTACCGTCACCCGGCGCTCGGGGACGAGCGGGTCGTCGTCCGCCTGGCCGCGGCCGACCTGGGCGCCGCCGAGGACCTCGCCGTCGGGTTCCTGGGGCTCGTCGCGGACGGGGAGCCGGCCGTGGTCGGCCTCGGCCGCCGGGCCGCCCTCGGGTTCCCGGAGTGGGTGCTGGTCCACCACCCCGACGACGGTCACCAGGCCCTCGCCCTCGTCCCCGAGCTGGACCGCATCGCCCGGCAGGCGAAGACCAAGCCCAAGGCCGCGCTCGACACGTGCAACGAGCTGGCCGAACGCCTCGCGGCGTCGCTCCCGCACTTCCTGCCGGTCTTCCACGAGCAGGTCGCCCGCATCTTCCTCGGCGTCGAGAACACCACCTACGCCGCGCAGCTGTTCGGCAAGGCCCGGACGAGCGAGACCCGGTTCGGCCTCGACGTGGACGAGGAACGGCTGGACGCGGTGTTCCTGGAATTCGCCCTGGCCGGGGCCCTGCCCGTGAAGGTCCTCACCGGCTACGGCAAGGAACTTTCCCGGCGGGTCTCCCCCGCCGAGGCCTTCGACCGCTTCCGGCGGCTCTGCGTACGCCGCACCGCGGGCGGTCTCGCGCCGTCCGCGCAGGCCACGACCGAACTGCGGCGGCTGGCGCGGGCGGCGAAGCTCGACGCCGGCGAGGCCGAGCAGGACTACCTGGCCGAACTGCTGCCGCTGCCCGCGACCCCGCGGGCCGCCTCCGGCTGGTGGACCGCGCACCGCGCGCCGCTCGTCGCGCTGGCCCGGCGGGTGCCGTCCGTACGGGGCGTCCTGCTGGGGATGATCCCGCACGGCAGCGGCGGAGCGGGCACGATGACGGAGTTCTGGCTGGAGGTGCTGGAGGAGTCCGGCGCCACCGCGGGCCTGTTCGAAGCCGACGCGCCCGCCGAGGAACGCTCCCCCGACGGCACGGCGGGCTGGCTGGAGCGCTTCCACGCCGCCCGCTACTCCGGTTGGCGCCGGGGCGGCTCCGCTCTGGCTCACCTGCGTCCCCTCGTCGCCCGCTGCGCCGATCGATTGCGGGCCGAACTGGCCCTGCCGGGTCGGGAGAAGGGGCTGAGGCTGGACCTTCGCGATGTCAGCCTCCTCGACCTGCTGCTCTCCCTGGAGCTGCCCGTCACCGTCACCGAAGACCTCACGCGCGGAGTCATGGACCTGGAGCCGTGGCGCACGGACCCCGAGCGCCGCGACCTGGCCGCGCTGTGCGCGGACGAGCGGCTGCGGCCCGCCTTCTTCCGCACCCTGCGCGGCGGCAACGGCGTGTACGACCCGAGCCGCGAGACGGTCCGCCTCCTCGCCGTCTCCCCGGGCAGCACCGCGCTGGTCGCCGACTGGGTCCGCGAGGTGGCCGCCGAGGCGACGGCCGCCGGCCTGCCCGAACTGCCCCACGCGATCAGTCGGTTGGCCGGGCTGCCCGACGAGGCCCTGGCCCTCGCGCCGAAGGAGGTCGCGCGGGCGGCCGCCCTCGACCTGGACGCGGTCCTCGCCCAGACCCTGCGCGGCGGCATGTTCGAGGAGGTGGTCTGGCCCGCGTGGGAGGAGGCGATCTCCCACATGTCACCACGCCGCAGCAACCACCGGCTGACGGTGATGGACGCCTGGCCGTACGTGATCGTGGCCAACTCCGCGCAGGTCCGCGTCATCGGGGCCGATTCCACCGTACTGACGCACGACCTGCGGATCCCGTCGGGCGGCCACCACCGGCCGGGCTTCCACTACACCGACGACGACCTGCTCGTCTTCTGGGCCGACTACCAGGGCGAGGTCAAGGGCTACTGGCTGAGCGCCCCCGACGACGTCCTCACCCTGGAGTCGTCCGCGAACTACTGGTCCGTGCGCGCCGGACACGTGACGCTGCCGCTGCCCACCGGCGGCCGCACCACCGGCCACGGCGTCCTGCACCGCGGCGACAGCCGCATCCCGGCGGAGAGGCCGGTCATCTCGGACGGCACCTCCTACTGGACGTGGGAGCGGGGCGCCGAGGGCGAGCCGTCCGGCTGGGCCGAGTACGACCCCGCCACCGGGTCCGTCGGGCGGCTTTCGCTGCCCGCCTTCCTCGCCGACGCCCTGCGCGACCGTCCACGGGGCAGCACCCTGACCGAAGCCTTCGGCGAGAACTGGCTGCGCCCGACGCCCACCGTCGAGGGCTCGGTGCTGGGCGCCCCCGTCGACGGACTCCTCGGCTGGCGTACCGTACGCGTGCCCGACCAGGGTTGGCACGGCTCCGACCCGGCGGGGCGCTCCGTCACCGTGGGCAAGGGGTACGACGTCCCCCGTCTCGCCCTGACCCTGCCCGGCGACGACCGGCTGCGCGCCGTGTCCTCGAACCGGGGGACGCTGTCCCTGCACGACCCGGAGGGCGTCGTCACCGGTCGGCTCTCCGTCGACCGCAACGCGGCGGGGTACTCCACCGAGGGGGCCGAACTGCCGCCTCTCGCCTACTGGTACTGCCTGCGGGCGCGGGACCCGCAGGGTTCGGCGGTGCTGCGCGCGATGGACTCCGTACGGGCCGGCGCGCTGCTGAAGGCCGCCGCGGCGGAGGAGAAGGCCGAGCGGGTGGCGGACGCCGTGGCGGCGGCCCTGCCCGAGCTCGGCGAGGGCGCCCTGCTGCGCGGTGTGGTCGACCGGGTACGCACCACCCTGCACCAGCGCAAGTCGCTGGCCCGGGTGGCGGCGGCGCTCCGGCCGAAGCCGGTGGCCGCACCGAAGCCCCGGCCCGAGCGCGGGCCGACGGACCGGGTCCTCGACGCCGGCTTGAGCGGTCTGATCGGCGACCGCCCCTACGGCTACGGCTCCGAGGCCGATGCCGCCTTCCAGTACGTGCGGGCCCTCGCGGCGGCCGTCGCCGACACCGCCGCCGAGGCCGTCCCCGGACGGCTGCACATCGACGTCCCCCACACCGCATACGGCAACTTCCCCTGGACGGAGGTGTTCCTGAGCCGGCCCGCCGCCGTCGCCTACCGGGCCGTGGTCACCGGCGTCACCGAGGAGCAGCGGGCGGCGCTGTGCCGGATGCTCGCGGAGGTCGACGCCCTCGGTCTCGCCTCGACCGAGGCCGCGTCCGGGCGTTGGCGCCGGCTGCGCCTGCGCGTGGAGGAGGACGTCCTGCGGGGCGTCGACGGGCGCGAACGCGGCCACGGCGGCAGGCACCGCACCGCGCTGCCCCTCGGCGGCGGCGCCGTGCTCGGGGTGACCGACTTCTTCGAGGGCCCGCCCGGCGGGCGGGACTTCAACGCCCTGCTGCACGACCCGAGCGGCCGCTTCGAGGTGCCCGCGCCCTACACCGGTCGTGTCCTGCCGGGGCGGGCGGGGGTGCCGGGCGATCCGGAGCGCGGCGCCGGCTGGCTGGGCGCGTTCCTGAAGGAGGCCGGCGAGCGGGGCACGGCGCCCTGGTTCCCGGGCGCCGCCGAGGAGTTCACCCGGCTGACCGGGGTCTCCGCCGCCGTGGCGCGGCTGGTCCTCGCGGGTCTGCCGCACCTGTACACGTACGACCGCGGCTTCCCGGCCGCCGAGCTGCGGGAGGCGCTCGGGCTCAAGGCCACGGCCGCCGGGCACGCCCGCGACGAACTGCGGGAACTGCCCGTGGAGGTGTGCCGGGAGCTGGTGGCGGCGCTGCTGCCCGCCGAACCGGCCCGGCTGTGGACGGACGGCCCGGACGTGGCCGCCGCCGCGCTGGTGTGGAACGAGCGCGTGGGACGGCGTACGCCGGTGCCCGAGGTGTTGCTCGCCGACGCCGCGAAGGAGGTCCGCGTACCGTGGCCGCCGCACCGCGCGCTGCCCGCGCTGCTCGGCCCCGACCTCTCCCCCACCCTGTCCCGGGACGTCGATCACCCGCTCGACGGGACGCCGGCGGGGCACCAGGCCCCGGCCGGTAGCGGACGGTCCTTCGACACGCAGACGTTGACCAGCGCCGTGGCCCTCACGGCGTGGCTCGCGCACCGGCTGCCGGCCGGCGACCCGCTGCGGGCCTGCCTGCCGCCCGCGCTCACGGCGGTGCGCCGACGCCTGGCCTTCCCCGGGCTGCTGCTCGGCGTCGGGCACTACGTCGACGTCGTCGGCTTCGGCAAGGCGGCCGGCACCCCGACCGAGAGGGGCGAGGGCTACGAGCGCTTCGGCGCGGTGGTGCTCAACACCCGCAACGGGTACGCCACCGCCGCGGTGCTGCCCGCGCTGCTGGACTCGACCGGCTCCGACCCGTACCTGCCGTTGCTGCGCGGCACGGACCAGGGGCCGACCGGGCCCGAGACGGCGCTGCGCCTCGCGCACGACCCGGCGTTCGCGGCGCTGCTGGCCGACCCGGGCGTGCCGGCGGCGGGCGGGACCGACAAGGACGGCACCTGGTGGCCGCAGGACCCGAGCCGCTCGGTGCCGGAGCTGGTGGCCGAGGTGTCCGCCGCGTACGGGCTGGGCGCGGACGCCGCCGCCCTGTACCTGGCGCTGCTGGCCATGCCCGATCCCACCGACCGGAACACGGCGCGCTGGACCGGCTGGAAGCCGGCCCGGCTGAAGGCGGCCCGCGCCGAACTCGCCGCGAGCGACCTGGTGGTGGAGGCGACGCGTCCGAGGGCCGGACGCTCGCTGTTCCTGCCCGGCGCGTGGGCCGAGCCGCAGGCGCCGGCGCTGCCCGTGGAGACGTGGAAGCTGCCGATGTACGCGATGGCCCCGGGCGGAGCGCCGGTGCTGGGCGCCCTGGTGCCCACCCTGCCCGCCGCGGACCTCTACCGCCGGGCGTGGGAGCGCGTCCGCGAGGGTGACGCGCCGCGCTTCGAGGAGCTGAAGGTCAAGCGCGCGTCAACCCGCCGACGCGGCTGA
- a CDS encoding AAA family ATPase, with protein sequence MTTVTEQPAPARQVMPAEERYAGELAFLAAQDTGPRPPGWALTPRAVVTFVCGSEGEELALPKRRAGIPSKLVIAPKFVGERALVERCVVTLAGERGLLLTGEPGTAKSMLSELLSAAVCGTSALTVQGTAGTTEDAFRYGWNYALLLAQGPTSQALVDSPVLAAMRTGRVVRVEEITRCLPEVQDALVSILSDRRISVPELTGTEDALVAAAPGFTVIATANLRDRGVSEMSAALKRRFNFETVAPIADADAEASLIRRQAVAAVQRAGASFGVDDAVLDALVTVFRDLRSGRSAEGWDVERPGTVMSTAEAVQVAASLGVSAAYLPGGDVLDLLPGHLLGVVRKDDPADHGRLLGYWDGPVRRRAEDGSAMWRRLWDLRGSLR encoded by the coding sequence ATGACAACCGTCACCGAACAGCCCGCCCCCGCCCGGCAGGTCATGCCCGCCGAGGAGCGGTACGCCGGCGAACTCGCCTTCCTCGCCGCCCAGGACACCGGCCCCCGGCCGCCCGGCTGGGCGCTCACGCCGCGCGCCGTCGTCACCTTCGTGTGCGGCAGCGAGGGCGAGGAACTGGCCCTGCCCAAGCGTCGCGCCGGCATCCCGTCGAAGCTGGTGATCGCCCCGAAGTTCGTCGGCGAACGCGCCCTGGTGGAGCGGTGCGTGGTCACCCTCGCCGGTGAGCGCGGCCTGCTGCTCACCGGCGAGCCCGGCACCGCCAAGTCGATGCTGTCCGAACTGCTGTCCGCCGCCGTGTGCGGCACCAGCGCGCTGACCGTGCAGGGCACGGCCGGCACCACCGAGGACGCGTTCCGCTACGGCTGGAACTACGCGCTGCTCCTCGCCCAGGGACCCACCTCCCAGGCCTTGGTCGACTCCCCCGTGCTCGCGGCGATGCGTACGGGCCGGGTGGTGCGCGTCGAGGAGATCACCCGCTGTCTGCCCGAGGTGCAGGACGCGCTGGTGTCGATCCTGTCCGACCGGCGGATCAGCGTGCCGGAGCTGACCGGCACCGAGGACGCGCTGGTCGCGGCGGCCCCCGGCTTCACGGTCATCGCCACCGCCAACCTGCGCGACCGGGGGGTTTCGGAGATGTCCGCCGCCCTCAAGCGGCGCTTCAACTTCGAGACGGTCGCGCCGATCGCCGACGCGGACGCGGAGGCCTCGCTGATCCGACGCCAGGCCGTGGCGGCGGTCCAGCGCGCCGGCGCGAGCTTCGGCGTGGACGACGCGGTGCTCGACGCGCTCGTCACCGTCTTCCGGGACCTGCGCTCGGGGCGCAGCGCGGAGGGCTGGGACGTGGAGCGGCCGGGGACGGTCATGTCCACCGCCGAGGCCGTGCAGGTGGCGGCCTCCCTCGGGGTGTCGGCGGCGTACCTGCCGGGCGGGGACGTGCTGGACCTGTTGCCGGGGCACCTGTTGGGCGTCGTACGCAAGGACGACCCGGCCGACCACGGGCGGCTGCTGGGGTACTGGGACGGCCCGGTGCGCCGGCGGGCCGAGGACGGCTCGGCGATGTGGCGGCGGCTGTGGGACCTGCGCGGGAGCCTGCGGTGA